The DNA segment CCGGAATTCGTGCCCGTAGTGGATGAAGGTTCACTGGCGAGTGACTTTGAAGAGGAAGAGCAAAATAATAAGGTAGGCTTTACTAGAAGAAGAAGATTTTGATTCGTTATATTTACATCACCGAacactactactactacaactACAACAACAACCACAACAACGATCTTTAACTTATTTATGCCAACGGTTTACAACCGCGGTCACAACTGTACCTGCCGGTAAGAACTGTGGGTAACAACTATGCAtatatacctttttttttcttttgcgagTAATATTAAACATGTCATGACTCACAGgctgatgatggtgatgatgatgataaattTGTGCCGTCGTTTCCAACCCAAAGCGAAATGGAGATACGTGACAAGGTTGATTCACATTTAGATCAATCCAAGACAAAGATGGAGGTCACCCAAAGCGAAACAGAGATATGCGACGACGACAAGGTTGATTCACATTTAGATCAATCCAAGACAAAGGTGGAGGTCACCCAAAGCGAAACAGAGATATGCGACGACAAGGTTGATTCGCATTTGGATCAATCCGAGGCAAAGATGAAGGTGACCCAAAGCGAAATAGAGATACGTGACGAAAAGGTTGATTCGCATTTAGATCAATCCGAGGCAAAGATGGAGGTGACTGAAAGGAGGACATCTGATTCGGATACAAAACCCCCAGAAAAGATGATGACAAACTTACCTACCATATCGGAGGAGGCTGATGAAGAAGCCGAATTAGTGCCTACTGTGGATGGCAAGACAGTGAATGCAAGTGATGGAGAGTAGGATCAAACTAATGACCTAAGTGATGCTAGAAGAAGGTATCATCATATGTTGTTGTCCTCATAGCTCCAAAGATGAAGTCTTGAAAGTTGTTTTGTATGATATTAAGTCAGCTAGCTAGCAATGTATCAATCTTGTGATGGTGTTggattgataatatttttatcttatcTTATTTAATGTTAGAATTGGTACTATTGGGTTATAAGTATACATGTGTGTGTGGTATGATTGAAGTACAGTAAACTAAGGTTTGACTTTACTTTTCaaaaaaagttcgaaaaatattaattataaatataaaaaatgatctTCTATTAAATTTTAGAATGATAATAATGACGAGATAatagaagaaaaaatatataactatCAAACTCCTAACATGAAAATCTTTTACCTCTACACATCTCTCATgtgaaaaataaaatcattatttaTTGGAAACACTATTTATATAGTATTTGATTTGTTAATAATCCATTCTCCAATTACTTGAACTACAATATTTTCACCTCTTTATATAGACCTTAGATATAagacttaaaataaaaatatagaaatgaaaaaaatataatttcatcaaATCAAGTATACGATGAAATTTTGATCGATAAACattcatataaatttttaagatTTCCGATCAAGATTTCTAATCCTTAATCAAGAttgaatatatttattttttatttactttctTGTCTTCTCGCTAAACATATATTATCAAGTGAGACCCTACGAAGAATATCTAttaactaattaaatttattcaaataagagATAAATTAAATTGGTTCTgcatcatataattgaaatatgaaTCGATCTTAATGATAAAACATCTAATGTATGATAAGTAgtgactaatttttttttataataaaagacTAGAAAATACTGTGAGGCTCCATCGATATTTAAGTCAATAAGTGACTCGAGATAAAATTTTcgaaaaatatttcaaatttgtaTAATAGgctcatatttatatatttgctaaataatgaatatatagaATAATGTTTTTTTTCCTCAAACTCATGCTAACTTAGGCTCCACACGTTGACATCTCATCGGCCAAATATATTGACCTTATGATCGATCTTACTCGAACGAGTTGCTGTCAACCCTATACCCGAATGAACCCAATCACCCAATCCAATTCGGCTCAACATGTATGTGTTTCGATCTTTTATTTGGATGATCCATGAGTTCAGCTATGTCAAAACCAACATTTCCTCTGACCATTCTTCATCGATGAAGACCGGAGAAGCTCTCTTTTCCTGGTTAGACCCAggagaatggattcttcgatatgcAAGAAGCTCTACGCATGCACTCACGTAGCTTGCGCTGTCGCCAAGGGAAGAAAGGAATGGTATGCTATGCTACCAGCGCGAGGCCAAAACAGCGGCTGCAGTCGACCGAATCATGTCTTCCTTCCTCGAACTGCACTAGTCTTCAACCACAAGGCGTACGAAACCCGCTTCAAATTAACCTTTGATTCCCGAACATATGCCATATGCTTCCTCATCTTCCATAGTGCGCGGTGGTGCCTGCGTTCCCACTTTCTTTTGCTTGTTCAACCCACCTTACCTTCTTAGCAACGCAACCAGCTGTGATGTGTGAACAGCTCTCCTGTGTTGGTGCTCGGGAATTAATATGATGATGGAAGCACAAGGCATAGAAAAGTCTGAAACTTGAAGCCATTGCCACCCAAACTTGCAACCATGGGGCGtcactctgtgtgtgtgtgtgtgtgtgtgtgtgtgtgaaaaccAGCTCCTGATCTCCCTAAAAGAAGGCTGGTTTTGGTGCATCCCAACGTGTATCAGACAATTGATC comes from the Musa acuminata AAA Group cultivar baxijiao chromosome BXJ2-8, Cavendish_Baxijiao_AAA, whole genome shotgun sequence genome and includes:
- the LOC135620170 gene encoding uncharacterized protein LOC135620170 — its product is MVIEKGSMKSLRLLQMEGLSELMLLPKGIEHLTSLHKLYLSECNNFFLYAIQEDQRKRVDHIPNIWHAYLADGKKIIEILSRPTNRAPRPQEEEEEDRKSVPPYPFPTPSETGTDENVYSYLPPFETRSEMNDRGTSNSFPSPRKDKKTNWPTISEHPSLSTEQPEFVPVVDEGSLASDFEEEEQNNKADDGDDDDKFVPSFPTQSEMEIRDKVDSHLDQSKTKMEVTQSETEICDDDKVDSHLDQSKTKVEVTQSETEICDDKVDSHLDQSEAKMKVTQSEIEIRDEKVDSHLDQSEAKMEVTERRTSDSDTKPPEKMMTNLPTISEEADEEAELVPTVDGKTVNASDGE